Proteins from a genomic interval of Poecile atricapillus isolate bPoeAtr1 chromosome 1, bPoeAtr1.hap1, whole genome shotgun sequence:
- the LOC131578923 gene encoding cell cycle control protein 50C-like isoform X1 has translation MKNKTSFLPKEGEAQPSRCPDNSAFKQQRLPAWKPQLTIASVLSSFFLTGAFCITVGVCLVLSANSVREIQIDYSDKCSDCSKFRENSSNWNKDCQCSVNFTLKEAILGDIFMYYGLQNFYQNHRRYVMSRSDAQLLGRNVNIQRSYCAPFSTYRNGTPMAPCGAIANSIFNDTIDLFYNHNSSVIQVPLLKTGNSWWTDKNVKFRNPDSYNLSSAFAGTARPPYWQKPVYLLDEEDERNNGYVNDDFIIWMRVSAFATFRNLYRRVRRVRRFAEGLPAGNYTFRISYNFPVARFKGRKHVILSTVVWSGGSNPFLGIAYLVSGSVATLTGFVITGIHLKLRKKKTYFQKQ, from the exons atgaaaaacaagacAAGTTTTCTTCCCAAAGAAGGAGAAGCCCAGCCTTCCAGGTGTCCAGATAACAGTGCATTCAaacagcagaggctgccagcTTGGAAGCCCCAGCTCACCATTGCATCTGTGCTCTCCAGCTTCTTTCTGACAGGGGCATTCTGCATCACTGTGGGAGTCTGCCTTGTCCTGTCTGCAAACAGCGTCAGAGAAATACAG ATAGATTATTCAGATAAATGCTCAGATTGTTCAAAGTTCCGTGAAAATTCCTCTAACTGGAATAAGGATTGCCAATGTTCTGTTAATTTCACGCTAAAGGAAGCTATATTG GGTGACATTTTTATGTACTATGGTCTGCAAAACTTCTATCAAAACCACCGTCGATACGTGATGTCAAGAAGTGACGCGCAGCTGTTGGGCCGAAATGTAAAc ATCCAGCGGAGCTACTGCGCGCCCTTCAGCACCTACCGCAACGGGACCCCAATGGCGCCGTGCGGGGCCATCGCCAACAGCATCTTCAATG ATACTATTGATCTATTTTACAATCATAACTCATCTGTGATTCAAGTGCCACTGTTGAAGACTGGGAACAGTTGGTGGACagataaaaatgtgaaatttcGCAATCCTGATTCATACAATCTCTCTTCTGCATTTGCAG GCACGGCCAGACCTCCTTACTGGCAGAAACCAGTGTATCTGTTAGATGAGGAGGATGAGAGGAACAATGGTTATGTCAACGATGACTTCATTATCTGGATGCGAGTGTCGGCCTTCGCGACCTTCAGGAATCTCTACCGGCGCGTCAGACGGGTGCGGCGCTTTGCGGAGGGCCTGCCAGCAGGGAATTACACCTTCCGTATTTCCTACA ATTTCCCTGTTGCCAGATTCAAGGGGAGGAAGCATGTGATTCTTTCAACCGTGGTGTGGAGCGGTGGGAGTAACCCTTTCCTGGGAATTGCCTACCTGGTTTCTGGCTCAGTAGCAACCCTGACAGGTTTTGTCATAACTGGCATCCACTTGAagctcaggaaaaagaaaacatacttTCAGAAGCAATAA
- the LOC131578923 gene encoding cell cycle control protein 50C-like isoform X2 has product MKNKTSFLPKEGEAQPSRCPDNSAFKQQRLPAWKPQLTIASVLSSFFLTGAFCITVGVCLVLSANSVREIQGDIFMYYGLQNFYQNHRRYVMSRSDAQLLGRNVNIQRSYCAPFSTYRNGTPMAPCGAIANSIFNDTIDLFYNHNSSVIQVPLLKTGNSWWTDKNVKFRNPDSYNLSSAFAGTARPPYWQKPVYLLDEEDERNNGYVNDDFIIWMRVSAFATFRNLYRRVRRVRRFAEGLPAGNYTFRISYNFPVARFKGRKHVILSTVVWSGGSNPFLGIAYLVSGSVATLTGFVITGIHLKLRKKKTYFQKQ; this is encoded by the exons atgaaaaacaagacAAGTTTTCTTCCCAAAGAAGGAGAAGCCCAGCCTTCCAGGTGTCCAGATAACAGTGCATTCAaacagcagaggctgccagcTTGGAAGCCCCAGCTCACCATTGCATCTGTGCTCTCCAGCTTCTTTCTGACAGGGGCATTCTGCATCACTGTGGGAGTCTGCCTTGTCCTGTCTGCAAACAGCGTCAGAGAAATACAG GGTGACATTTTTATGTACTATGGTCTGCAAAACTTCTATCAAAACCACCGTCGATACGTGATGTCAAGAAGTGACGCGCAGCTGTTGGGCCGAAATGTAAAc ATCCAGCGGAGCTACTGCGCGCCCTTCAGCACCTACCGCAACGGGACCCCAATGGCGCCGTGCGGGGCCATCGCCAACAGCATCTTCAATG ATACTATTGATCTATTTTACAATCATAACTCATCTGTGATTCAAGTGCCACTGTTGAAGACTGGGAACAGTTGGTGGACagataaaaatgtgaaatttcGCAATCCTGATTCATACAATCTCTCTTCTGCATTTGCAG GCACGGCCAGACCTCCTTACTGGCAGAAACCAGTGTATCTGTTAGATGAGGAGGATGAGAGGAACAATGGTTATGTCAACGATGACTTCATTATCTGGATGCGAGTGTCGGCCTTCGCGACCTTCAGGAATCTCTACCGGCGCGTCAGACGGGTGCGGCGCTTTGCGGAGGGCCTGCCAGCAGGGAATTACACCTTCCGTATTTCCTACA ATTTCCCTGTTGCCAGATTCAAGGGGAGGAAGCATGTGATTCTTTCAACCGTGGTGTGGAGCGGTGGGAGTAACCCTTTCCTGGGAATTGCCTACCTGGTTTCTGGCTCAGTAGCAACCCTGACAGGTTTTGTCATAACTGGCATCCACTTGAagctcaggaaaaagaaaacatacttTCAGAAGCAATAA